In Hippoglossus hippoglossus isolate fHipHip1 chromosome 15, fHipHip1.pri, whole genome shotgun sequence, the genomic stretch tgaagaacagaggaagttgatccttgttaacatctatgagacaaataccatgtgatttattgattgatattGGTTCCAcgtatatatttacatatgttCTTCATCTATATTCACATGTATGTTCTACATTAGTGCTGTGACGATTCTCAAACTATGACTGAAACCGCAGTCCGAACGTGGGTTTTGTATTGTGATTCCAGAAGACTGAACCGCGACACGTGTCCCTAACCAACCCCCCCGCTGCAGCCTGGTGAGCTCGTCACGCTCGACAGGAAACACAGGCTGCAGCTGTGCCACAGAACGGCTGCGGTTCGGCTGCGCGTGGCGGTCGTTCACGCTGGCAGCGCTTTGTCTTTACACAGGCTTTGCCTTGAGTCCGGGGCCTCATTTATTAAACAGAGTGTaagattcatactaaaagtctACGTGCGCATGAAGGATAAAAAGGACGTGAACCTCATGCCCCGCCCTCTACATTTTATATAAGTGGTCGTCACTGCAGCCGACAGTCATGTCACTGCagagattttacacacactcactcacactgtaTGGAAACTACAGTCGTACTTGATGACACAGTGTTCGTATGGAACAGTTTTGTCGCGTTtactgtaaatgatgaagtggatcaataatctgcttcagttcacttCACGTCTGCAAAATGTTCGTACACACgagtcagtttgtttttatacgtCCCAACGTCGTACGCCactttcagtctctctctctctctccatcctctctctctctgtctgtctgtctgtctctccgtctctctctgtctgtctctctgtctgtctctgtctgtctgtctctccgtctctctttctctctccatcctctctctttctctctccatcctctctgtctgtctgtctgtctctccgtctctctctgtctgtctgtctctctctctctctctccatcctctctgtctgtctgtctgtctgtctgtctgtctctctctctctctctctctctgtctgtctgtctctccgtctctctctctctctctccatcctctctctctctgtctgtctgtctgtctctccgtctctctctgtctgtctctctgtctgtctctgtctgtctgtctctccgtctctctccatcctctctctttctctctccatcctctctgtctgtctgtctgtctctctctctctctgtctgtctctccgtctctctctgtctctccgtctctctctgtctgtctgtctctccgtctctctttctctctccatcctctctctctctctctctctctctctctgtctgtctctctgtctgtctctctctctctctctctctctctctctctctctctctctctctctgtctgtctctctctatctatctctctctccatcctctcgctctctctgtcctctctctctctctgtctgtctgtctctctctctctctctgtctctgtctgtctctgtctctctctctctctctctctctctctctgtcctctctctctctctgtctgtctctctctctctctctgtctgtctctctctctctctgtctgtctctctctctctctctgtctgtctctctctatctatctctctctctccatcctctcgctctctctgtcctctctctctctctgtctgtctctcgctctctctgtcctctctctctctctctgtctgtctctctctgtctctgtctctgtctctctgtctgtgtctctctctctctctccctctctgtattATTTCTATTGTACATAGGAAAATGACAATAATGACAATCATAAATCTTACATACATGTTCAACATATGTCCTCATACATATGTTCTACGTATGTCCTCTAATAATAAACAAGCCCCGACACactgttagcagttagctcCTGCAGGCTAACTTGTTAGCATAGCGGAAGCTAATCATTGGATGAAAAAGAAACGTTAAGGTTTGTTTAAACCGTGACACGCGCGGGTcctcaggtcagaggtcagggggcGAAGTGTCGTTGCTGTAGTTACGTTATTAATCTTTACCGAGCAGACGCCGAGGAGCCTGTGTGTTGGAGGCTAACAGTacaagctaatgctaacacagaGTAACGTGGGAAACAGGAGCAGCCGTGTGAACACGTGTGACCAGGTGTAAACACGTGTGACCAGGTGTGAACACGTGAGTCTTACCTTTGCTCGCTTTAATCTTCTGTTTCTGcggaatcaaaccaacacactCCGGATGTAGcgagctgcagcttcttcttctgccctCTAcacagctgtacacacacacacacacgaatacacGCTCTGCCGCCGCCGTCTGGACAGATGAAGAACTGCAGAAGTCTTTATACAAACTAAACTAATATATATTGTATTCTAATACATTTTGATCTctaattttctttaatatatattatatagtgaggtgtgtgtttgtaatgttatGTTCTATATTCCAAcgtatattatattatatcatattatattatgctatattatattatattatattaaattatatcatattttgttttatgttatattttattatattatgttatattatattatattatattaaatgagATCATATtttgttatatgttatattttattatattatgttatattatattttattttatcttattatattaaatcttattatatcatattttattatattatatagtaaagttgtgtgtttgtaatgttgtgttctcttgtcctgtgttgattcTTCAGAATTATTCTTTGACATTAGGGAGTCGTCCTCAAACTCCTCTTCAATATTCAATCACTTCTTATAGTTTGTGTTcagagcttttttataaactatggtgcagagtgaagttagaaaactttgtgttcatcctacctggtttatctgcactgaatgTTTtgcagtcaatgtttttcatcaaattaaataGAATACAGTCAACAGTCAATGTTGACCCACAGAGATAAGACAAACACCACTCGGCATTCTGGGACATCTCCCGCACAGCTTTATTTCACATTATGTGCTTTCAATGATGTGCAGTTTTCCcgggctgtgattggtcaggcGTTGCAGCGGTTGCTGTGGCAGCAGGTCCAACCTTTTCTCGAGCAGTTTTCCAGCCGAGTGCAGCCTTTCTCACCGTTATCTGCAAACAGGAAATTCATCATTTGAGCTTCGAAGTTCTCCCCGGTAACGTTTTTAGAATCCATGTCATGTTCTCACAAAGATTCAGCTGTGGAGAATCATTTAATGTCTATATGTTCAAAACCACTTTCAACTTTTAATCTTTCCTTGTTTAATGTCAAAGTTCAAAAGGAATTATACTGCAAATATTATTTAGTTCAAATTCATCTTTCTATTCATATAAATGCAGTTTCCTGTTCACAGTGTAACTGATGATATCAGTGTTTCTGAATTtgatgtaaacaaagatggaccATTGTTCAGCAGTGGAGGACTCACCTCTGGTGTAACAGGCCTGTTGGTCTGCGCTGGAGCACTGAAGCAGCTGGTTGTTCACCATCAGAAAGTCCTCACCATAACAATCGATGGAAAACTGTtgagctgcaacacaaacacaaacaggtcaCACACGGCTGAGGCACATGTTAAAGTCTGAACCCTTCAGAAGACAGAGAGCAGCTACCTGAggacagcggcagcagcagcagcagcagcagcaggtacaACTTCATGTTTCTGGTTTTCTGTACGTGTGACTGAAGCTGAACTGACGACTGGAACGACACTGGACTTTTATCTGcagctaaaacacacaaacccaaagGTTAACTGAACCCTCACGTCAGAAACGTCTGTTGTTTGACTAAACTTTGATCATTCCTGGATTTTACTCATGTCTCCATGTTGGATGAGAAGGTGATTCTGCTGAGTCATGACCAGTGTCGCTGTGTTTTAGGTAACATGAGTATTCATTGAACGTGTCTGCGAGGAGCCTTCCATGTTTGTATATAAGGAGTCTATGTCTATTGTAAAAAGATACtagtatgtgtttttattacattaacaaat encodes the following:
- the wu:fj16a03 gene encoding uncharacterized protein wu:fj16a03; translation: MTADKSPVSFQSSVQLQSHVQKTRNMKLYLLLLLLLLPLSSAQQFSIDCYGEDFLMVNNQLLQCSSADQQACYTRDNGEKGCTRLENCSRKGWTCCHSNRCNA